A window from Heliangelus exortis chromosome 17, bHelExo1.hap1, whole genome shotgun sequence encodes these proteins:
- the GPRC5B gene encoding G-protein coupled receptor family C group 5 member B isoform X1, translating to MKTYPAIGFCLLFVISYGSSENSSTSRGCGLDLLPQYVYLCDLDAIWGIVVEAVAGAGVLTTLLLMLILLVRLPFIKDKEKKSPLGMHFLFLLGTLGLFGLTFAFIIQEDETVCSARRFLWGVIFALCFSCLLAQAWRLHRLVRHGKSPSGWHLAGVAICLMLVQVIIATEWLILTIVRDNKRACSYEPMDFAMALIYVMFLMVFTMGFSLFTLCGKFKKWKKNGVCLIITLFFSILIWVAWMTMYLFGNAELKRRDKWSDPTLAIALVSSGWVFIIFHAIPEVHCTILPSQQENTPNYFDTSQPRMRETAFEEDIQLPRSYMENKGFSMDEHNAALRTAGFRNGSLGSRPSAPFRSNVYQPTEMAVVLNGGTRFPACWGKVYGHNQAEQTAQGCQLLSGNCSCAVLPVSGQCQDNCSHRSLDSALMKITST from the exons atgaaaacctaCCCAGCCATTGGTTTCTGCCTCCTCTTCGTGATCAGCTATGGCTCCTCTGAAAACTCAAGCACATCCAGAGGATGTGGACTGGATCTTCTCCCTCAGTACGTTTACCTGTGTGACCTGGATGCCATCTGGGGAATCGTTGTGGAGGCTGTTGCAGGGGCAGGTGTGCTGACAACGCTGCTGCTGATGCTGATTTTGCTGGTCAGGCTGCCCTTCATCaaggacaaggagaagaaaagcccCTTGGGAATGCACTTCCTCTTTCTCTTGGGGACTCTGGGACTGTTTGGGCTGACGTTTGCTTTCATCATCCAGGAAGATGAGACGGTGTGCTCTGCCCGAAGGTTTCTCTGGGGAGTTATCTTTGCTTTGTGCTTCTCCTGCTTGCTAGCTCAAGCCTGGAGACTCCACAGACTGGTTCGACATGGGAAGAGTCCCTCTGGCTGGCATCTAGCTGGGGTGGCAATCTGCCTGATGCTCGTTCAGGTCATTATTGCAACCGAGTGGTTAATACTGACCATTGTCAGAGATAACAAGCGGGCCTGCAGCTACGAACCCATGGATTTTGCTATGGCTTTGATTTATGTTATGTTCCTGATGGTCTTTACCATgggattttctcttttcactcTCTGTGGGAAGtttaagaaatggaagaaaaacgGAGTATGCCTCATTATAAcgctttttttttccattctgattTGGGTAGCCTGGATGACTATGTACCTCTTTGGTAATGCTGAGCTAAAGAGAAGAGACAAATGGAGTGATCCCACTCTGGCTATCGCACTGGTGTCCAGTGGTTGGGTGTTTATTATTTTCCATGCCATCCCGGAGGTCCACTGTACCATCCTTCCATCACAGCAGGAAAACACTCCCAATTATTTTGATACGTCACAGCCGAGGATGCGTGAAACTGCTTTTGAGGAAGATATACAGCTTCCTAGGAGCTACATGGAAAATAAAGGGTTTTCCATGGATGAGCATAATGCAG CACTAAGAACAGCAGGATTTCGAAATGGGAGTTTGGGAAGCCGACCTAGTGCTCCTTTTAGAAGCAATGTTTATCAGCCAACTGAGATGGCAGTTGTGCTAAATGGTGGGACT agatTTCCTGCATGCTGGGGAAAGGTGTATGGACATAACCAGGCAGAACAAACTGCCCAAGGATGCCAGCTACTCAGTGGCAACTGCAGCTGTGCAGTGCTGCCTGTCTCAGGGCAGTGCCAAGATAACTGTTCTCACAGGAGCCTGGACTCAGCTCTCATGAAAATTACAAGTACCTGA
- the GPRC5B gene encoding G-protein coupled receptor family C group 5 member B isoform X2 has protein sequence MKTYPAIGFCLLFVISYGSSENSSTSRGCGLDLLPQYVYLCDLDAIWGIVVEAVAGAGVLTTLLLMLILLVRLPFIKDKEKKSPLGMHFLFLLGTLGLFGLTFAFIIQEDETVCSARRFLWGVIFALCFSCLLAQAWRLHRLVRHGKSPSGWHLAGVAICLMLVQVIIATEWLILTIVRDNKRACSYEPMDFAMALIYVMFLMVFTMGFSLFTLCGKFKKWKKNGVCLIITLFFSILIWVAWMTMYLFGNAELKRRDKWSDPTLAIALVSSGWVFIIFHAIPEVHCTILPSQQENTPNYFDTSQPRMRETAFEEDIQLPRSYMENKGFSMDEHNAALRTAGFRNGSLGSRPSAPFRSNVYQPTEMAVVLNGGTIPTAPPSYTGRHLW, from the exons atgaaaacctaCCCAGCCATTGGTTTCTGCCTCCTCTTCGTGATCAGCTATGGCTCCTCTGAAAACTCAAGCACATCCAGAGGATGTGGACTGGATCTTCTCCCTCAGTACGTTTACCTGTGTGACCTGGATGCCATCTGGGGAATCGTTGTGGAGGCTGTTGCAGGGGCAGGTGTGCTGACAACGCTGCTGCTGATGCTGATTTTGCTGGTCAGGCTGCCCTTCATCaaggacaaggagaagaaaagcccCTTGGGAATGCACTTCCTCTTTCTCTTGGGGACTCTGGGACTGTTTGGGCTGACGTTTGCTTTCATCATCCAGGAAGATGAGACGGTGTGCTCTGCCCGAAGGTTTCTCTGGGGAGTTATCTTTGCTTTGTGCTTCTCCTGCTTGCTAGCTCAAGCCTGGAGACTCCACAGACTGGTTCGACATGGGAAGAGTCCCTCTGGCTGGCATCTAGCTGGGGTGGCAATCTGCCTGATGCTCGTTCAGGTCATTATTGCAACCGAGTGGTTAATACTGACCATTGTCAGAGATAACAAGCGGGCCTGCAGCTACGAACCCATGGATTTTGCTATGGCTTTGATTTATGTTATGTTCCTGATGGTCTTTACCATgggattttctcttttcactcTCTGTGGGAAGtttaagaaatggaagaaaaacgGAGTATGCCTCATTATAAcgctttttttttccattctgattTGGGTAGCCTGGATGACTATGTACCTCTTTGGTAATGCTGAGCTAAAGAGAAGAGACAAATGGAGTGATCCCACTCTGGCTATCGCACTGGTGTCCAGTGGTTGGGTGTTTATTATTTTCCATGCCATCCCGGAGGTCCACTGTACCATCCTTCCATCACAGCAGGAAAACACTCCCAATTATTTTGATACGTCACAGCCGAGGATGCGTGAAACTGCTTTTGAGGAAGATATACAGCTTCCTAGGAGCTACATGGAAAATAAAGGGTTTTCCATGGATGAGCATAATGCAG CACTAAGAACAGCAGGATTTCGAAATGGGAGTTTGGGAAGCCGACCTAGTGCTCCTTTTAGAAGCAATGTTTATCAGCCAACTGAGATGGCAGTTGTGCTAAATGGTGGGACT ATACCAACCGCTCCGCCAAGTTACACTGGACGACACCTCTGGTGA